The nucleotide sequence TCTATTCTAATACATAAAAAAGTTAATGATGCTCATTCTTATAGGTCATATCCAATTATCACATATTAGTGTCACTCTATATTTATCTCACTATCTCTCGAAGGATTTAATCTAATCTTCACCTCCTCATATGTTATAGATCTCCTTCAGTGTTAAAGATTGGATCCTCATTTTAGCCTTTTGGATTGAAGATATCTTACTCTAATGAACATTGGATTGTGCTCAATGGAATTATAGAAGTTAAAGCACTTAGATATTATCTTGCCAAATTCtcacttcttttcttttgtacgGGCATCATTCATTTAtgtttgttttgctatttataaagaaTATACTTACGGATCAATCTCAATAATATCTAGTCTCCTATCAAGTCTTATAATAAAAACACTAATTCTACTCTATCTCATACTATCAATCCTACTTAATTAAGAAGAAGAGACAATTAGTTGCATTGTGTTAGCACTCATACAATCTCTATGGCGTAGACCCATTGCCACTACCATACTCTCATTGTGAGTGAGATTATTGATGATTCATTGTATTATCATACAtgtattgattttttaataaaatataaatcttaACTCTGGGATTTGGATCGATATTACCGTCGAATAGTAGTTCTTATGTAGCCATGTGGTATTCTTCCACTTCCTGGCCTTCTTTTTAATTACGTAATTTCTTATTTAATTTAACTTCTTTTGAAATAATTGATAGATCTCTATTGGAACTTATTTGCATTTTGCAATATAAGGATAGTCGCTGACCAAATGTTACTTCAACTGAGTGATTCTTCTATCTCGGTCAATGTAGTCATAATGTTTGCATTACTAATGATGATAGCTTTCGTCCATATGACGAGCATGATCCCAAGCGTCATCATATATTTGTTCCTTTGGTACTATGTTACTATAAGAATTTATCAAATTAACAAGCTATGATTAGACTTAATTTAAAATAACAAGATGGTGATATACGTAATGAATCATACTTTGCTATTATAAATATGTCAATCAACCTAATAGACATTAAATACACTGATCCAATATAGATCAAATTACGATGAGATTatcattaaatatactaatcataAATGTTAAAAACACTAATAAGTCTTTAATTGActcttttttataaatataagcaTGTTAAATAccctaataattattaaatatatagaaTTGACCAAATATaggttaaaaaataacataatcataattaaacccataaattataatattaaaaaaattaattaatctatAGTTAACCCTATTATACcattataaatatgtcaaacatgATTAAATATACAAATTTGATTCAATATAAATCAAGTTAcaataaaatcattattaaatatagtaattataatattaatataattaattactttCTAATTAGATTTATTTCGTCACTATAAATATATCAAACAtcgtaatataaattaaatatattgaattgacccaatatgagccaaattttgatcaaattattattaaaattactgACCATAATActaaaaagtttaattaaaacctaattaaatctattctactattataaatatataaatcataataatatgTATTAAATACAAAGATTTCACCCAATATGTGTATTAAAATCTTAATTACtacataattaaatatatttctaccatcataaatatattaaataatatattagatatattaaataggcttaatcatctcataaattaacaaaaatctagaaataaaaatatatatatatatatatatatttcttgatTAAAATATTCTCTAATTTAAGTGTTAATCCTTTCAAATTTGATCAAATTCATAAATCAGTTTAAGAATATGAAAATATAAGAATCAGATAGAGATGTGAGTAAATTGAAGAGTGGAAGAGAGTTAAAGATAAACCATTTCTTTTGGTTTAAATGATCAAACAAACTATTTAAAATATGACAATTTCAACTCTTTAGTAGTAGTATTGGACAAAATCCGATCATTATTGATCAatatagattaaaataaataaataaaatttgatcATTCTATCCTCATATAGTTCTCGTTGGATACGAGGTCCTCTATTATTAACTATTGGATATAAGATAGTTCAAAATCCTCTATTATTATTAGGGTCAATTACTTAGTCAATTTTTCTAATTATGTACTGTTTGTTACCGTACATATAACTCTTATTATAAAAAAGAACTTTATAATGAACTTTACATGGTCACAATACCATCTGATTAAATGAAAAATGAGGCTATGGTGTACACAGAGGAACTCATCGTGTATGAAATAACCATAAAAATAATGaaattcattattttttttttgtatcattataactttttttttttttcaaataaaaaaccTTGATGGAATAAAAAATCATGGTATCATACTGTTACCGGTAGCACAACTAatctggaaaaaaaaaagtattatacattttaaatttttaatgtgGTGAATATCTTTGGGTGCTTTTATTACTTTCTCTAATTGATTCATCGAGATGTTTTCCTAACACAAAAGTCTCTTCTACAGGACCAATAGGATTAAACAGTGGTGATAATGAATGCATCATTCCACCCGACAAGACATGCGGCTGATCAAAAGATGGAGACGTGAAAAAATTGAAAGACAACAAAGAACCTGCAATTGCAGCAAAGCGCCAAGGTTGGGTTTCGATGTGGTTcagatcatctctctctctctctgtgagagGGTGATGGAGGCCTAAATTGGAATAATAATGCTTAGTGAGAATAATAATGAAAAAAGAGCCAGCCACTGAATTATTGCCCAATATGGAGACAAGCATGTTCCTTCAATGGCCCCATAAATATCACTGAAAGGCTTACCAGCAATGGCGTCCCAAATGGCTCTAGTTTGAGCAAGAGGAAACAAACAAATCACAGCATATTTTGGTGAATAACTTGAAGATTTGATTGATATTTTAGAAAGAAGGTGATTAAGTAGGGTACTGCGAATGCAATTCAATGGTAGAGGAGAGAAAGATGAGCGATGGGGAGCTGGCGGCCATATGGCCCGAGAAGCCCGGCTGTGCGTGTCACACGAGCAAACACTCATGGCATCACCATCAGGAGACAACATTATCGAACACCTCCAAATGTCTTGGGTGCTCCACGGTGACTTGGCCAAGTGCCGAGTGTTGTAAGTTTTGGGACACGACGACGTGTGGTCATAAGCTGTAGGTGCCCCACGGTTGGACGTCATCTCAAACATTTGGAGAGGACGTAGCACCTAATCCTTCGATTGCGTCTTCTTCCTTTGGCGCCGACGGCGAAGTCCGGGGAGTTGAGGAGGGCGATCGTCGTGGAGGAGGACGGCAGGGTCGCGACGTTCGAGGAGGCGGCTTTTTATCGACAATCTTCTGTCGATTTGATTGTTCGGCGGTGCTGTAGTTGATTTCTGCGattgaagagaaagaaaatagatGGCAGAAAAAGACACCACCTTTATAAGAAAAACATCGATGTCAATCAAGACTGTCAAAAAAAAGTTTCCACCTTTGGTTCTGTTCCCGCATGCAGTGTGTTTGCTTGCACCGAAAAGAGAGAGAGGTCGAGCGGTAGCATCTCTCGACTGGCTCAGAATGGGACGTGCAGGGCACGGAGGAAGGCCGCTGCAATACCAGCACACATTAGGTGTTTGTTGTGATCAAGAAATAAGGAAGACGGCACATCCTGTAAATAGTGTTTCTTTTTCCTGTTCCTATGTGTTCTTTCCATGTACATGGATCACCAACTTGAACAAAAACTATTAATCGAACCCACGAcaacatcaataaaatattatataatgtgTTTATTTTATTCACTTCCTACACCTGTCAACTTTTAATCTTTAGGTAGAGACGACAACAAATGTTACCAACAATCCAAGAAAAAGGAAATATGTGATGAGTGTTGTTGTTAGCCTTTTAAAATATTAGAAAGATTTCATGGGGGTTCTTTACATAGTTATCCTTGCAAAGCTTTACCCTTGACATTTTGATACATTGTTTTTTTCTCCTTAACATGCGTCCAGAGAATTTCTATTGATCAtactatttataaatataaacacGGTTAGAGAACTGATGCAATGCAAATTAATTAGGTGAACAaacaaagatagatagatagatagatagatagatagggtTACCATGTAAAATTTAGAGTTCATTAATATCAATCAACGCATGCATGTTGAGGTCTTCTTCTCCAAGAAGATTGACATGAGATTCTTgtgtatttattatttatttgaactGAATGAACTGAGAAACTTCGCTGTCGTGGAAATAATAAATAGTAACTTTGCTGTACTCGTCGCAAACGGAAACCAGCATTTAAGCTTTCCCAACTTCAAACCATCTCCTTCGACCTCCATCTGTAACTCCAACAGTACATGATATGGAGCTCTCTATGTATACCAAGGCAGCGCAGAGAGCCTCAAGGCATCAACGATGGAGTCCCGTCAAGCGGCGTTCGCTCTCCTGCTCCTGCTTCTGGTGGCCAGCGCTAGCGGCCGGAAGGTGAAGGTAACTTCGGGGGGCGTCTGCAACGTGTCGCCCGGAGGCCTGTCAGCCTGCAGGTCGGCCGTCAGCAAGTGGTTCCCGGACAAGACTCCATCGCCGGAGTGCTGCGCCGCAGTCGCCACCGCCGACTTCGGCTGCTTCTGCTCCTACATCAAGTCGCCCCTACTCGGGCTCTTTTGGGTCAGCTCCGACCGGGTCAAGCAGCTCCCCGCCAAGTGCCACGTCGACCGACCTCTGCCCGACTGCGTATCCGCATAGACACTGGTACGTATAGATGTCCGGGTGAGTATAACTGTACGTGGCCAGGTACTCGTGTGTAATGTTTTCATTAGTAATATCGATATACGGACGTTCGAATACGCGTGCAAAGATGTTGCTATTCTTGTTCGTATATGCTTCTTCCAATACACCAAATAGTAGGGAAAGGCCTGCAATATTCACATAAGGTAAAAcccattttatatatatatatatatatatatatatatatatatatatgaaattctgtcaaaaagaaaaaggcTTTCAAGAGTTTTTAGGAAAGTAACCAATCAATATCTCAAATTTAACGGATTTAATAGTTACCATTTAGAAGCAAATTCAGTACATATATATCCCTGCCTGTAAAGCTAAAGATATACAAATATGGCAGTATAATAATACCCATCAATAAACTGTTGGCATTTCTAACGTGTAATGATGCTAAAACTTCAATTAATATTAAACTCCAATATAAAACAATGCCCGCCAGTTTCAAATCTCCAACGCTCATTGGATATTTGATGCTATATTAAAAATGTGGATTTCATTTCTAATATCTATATTTTAgatattgaaaaaaatatttatggctATTCAAACCAATCGGTAATGGTTGTTGACTAAACTAAGCATCCTTCTACTGGAACCGAAATAATTCAACTCGGCATACAACGGAGACTACTGATTACAATATAACTTAAAGCTCGATCGATGTATTAACTTAGAATCGAGTGGTTAAGGAAGTCGATGACGACCGATGGCCTCCAAGTGGAGAATGTTGTGCTAGAAGAAGAGCAGCAAGTAGAGAGAAGATGGTAGATAACGATTTAAGCAATTACAAACATATAAACATTAAGCTAAACAACATGCCCGTAGACAAACTGACGGAATCAAGTCAAGTTTACAGTGACATGTGATGCAGATCATACAAAACCCACCTGTCCAGAGTTGACGACTCCGGTTTTCTGTTTTTCTTGCATGCACTGATGGAAgatggaagaaaaaagaaaacaaaaccaaTCTATTCCAGTGATCTCATCGCCTGCTAAAAATTAGCTGCTATGTCAAGTCTCATGCTTAAATTATGCACCGTTCCCCAATTTCTCATCCTCTCTTCTCCGTAACTCGAACCGATCTTCCTCTTTTAAAGTCTCCGCCAAGCAAGCGGATTCAATAGCACTTCTATCAAGAGACCTCCCCATTTCTGAGTCGTCGTGTGAACTTTCACCATCAGAATCACTGTCGTCAGAACTGAAACAATCCTCATCTGTTACATTCACATCGTTATCAACCTTCTGAGATTTTGTGTCGGTTTGTCCTGCCATCATGGGTTGAACGGGAAGCTGCTGGATCGGCGACAGATTAGTATGTTGACCTGCTTTTACTCTCTCATTGTAGACTGCCATTTCATTTTTATACCTCTCTTTGTCCTTCAAACCTCTCTCCTGATACACCTGAGATTTTAACAAGGTCGTCGATAATGAGTAACTTATCACATTGGACCAGAATCGAGAACCTGCTTTTAGTACTAAAAAAGGAAATCTGAGTAAATGTTCTCAGGGTCTTACAGCTTTTTCAGTTTCAGTTAGCCCATTCCACCGGACACCAATGATTCTACTGATTTCTCTGTCTCTCCCAGGATGAAGTGGCTTAAGCCTGGCATGCTGCTCGGCGAAAAAGAAATTGTAGCCACTCCTATTGGGTTTTGGATGATTGGGGTCTAGCATGCTGAGCTTCTTCCGACACCTCCGCTGGCGGGGGCTCCTCAAATTACTCTCATCAGCACACACCAAAGGCCATGGAGCTTGGTCAGAAATATGATAAAGGACACCTTTAAGTTTCTCTGAGCCAACAGTAACTGTCACAAAATAGCCATGCTCGAATTTTCCATCAATTACTCCTACAACAGGAGGATATGTTGGAGAAGAACCTACAGTTGTGAAAGAATCAGATTAGTAATCTTTGCAGAAATGTAAATGTCTGCAAAAAGGTTGCCAAAAGATTAGTaatcttgttttctttttcattttttttcttttctgctgGATATTAGCAAAGCATGATGCAGAactacaaaaaaggaaaaaaaaaaaaacctatgtCAAACTATcacctttttttgttcttttgatctCAAGCTTCATGACATGTGAAAATGCTTGACAGTCATCTCAAAAAAACAGTAACAATCATCTCAATATCTCAAACAATCATTAATGAGACATGTTACTGTTACCTGACTACTGATATTACAGATTAGTAAATGGCTTTAAACAAACTCACCACTGTTTCTTCTTCGTTTGTGAAGAGCAGCCTGAGCCTCAGGATGTGATTTCACAGGTTCGACCAACTTTTGGGATGAAACTGAAGTAGTTGAAGAAGTGTTCGAAGGAACTGTAATTTAAATGTACAGCTTGATGAAGTAAAGAGAAGAGCAGAGAAAAGTTAGAAGTAGCTGACAATTTGACATGTACAAACCATTGGGAAGGTTCCATCCTTGTGAACCAAACAAATAGATCTGCTCATAATGCTGTAACAAGGACAAGTAGTACTTGCGAAGAACAAAAGATGCATTTGTTGCGGTAGAAGGAAAACTAAAAGCAGCAGTTACTTCTCTCCATCTTCTCTCTGCAATTACCTGCATTTAAGTAATGTACTTATTCCTATTAAAAAATTTCTTATGTGCATATAAAGTCTCAATTTAAatcattataattatataaaaaattcttGGACTAACTTATTAAGTTTAAGTTGGAGGGAAATGATGCTCATATTCAGATGTTTCCCTTCCACATGGGAAGAAAATcttccaactttttttttttaattttgcacAATGTGAAAATTGTACTTGAAGGTCAAATCCTTTGGCTTTACGTTGTAGTATCCCATAAATTTAAACTTTATAAAATAATGATATCTTGCGTTATGCAAATCTTTTTCCCCTGGACCATCAGGGAATTTTGGAACTGTTGGTAGCACAATCGTCATTAAATAAAACAATAGATAGCACTTCTAATTGTAAAGCAGATATTTCGGATGTCTCCAAAGTTAATATTTACAATTGGGTATCTTCAAGTTAGGTAGAAGGTAATCTGAAGTTCCTAAAATACTTCAGCATAATACACCAGCTCATTACAACACCAAAAGAGTCTTTAAGCCCCAACTACTTGAGATTGGCTAAATGAAACATTCACATGCATTCAGCTCAGTCAATTAAACCAACTAAAAACTAGGGATGTTTAGGCTGAACAGGGCCAGATTACAGTCAACCAAAAGTAGAGCCAGACTTGGTCCAAGTACAACCCTAGTCATGCCTTGGTCCACATACAACCCTAGTCGCAAGATTTTGCCAGGTTCTATTCGAAAATATTCTTCCAAACTAGATCGAAGGTTAAAGGTTTACCACTTTCATCGAGAGTCTCATATATTGTTTTTATGCCAAGAAAAGTGGAGTTATGTTTGTGGCTAAGACACAGAAAGAGAAAGATACAGCTCTATTGATTCTGCATATTGCAACTGACAGAAGAGAAATAAAGCAGAAAATGACTAATGAAAAGACTGATATCATTTAAGCCTGATCGTGAAGGCTAAAGGCtgtcttgcaaaatctttacTTAGCAACTTTTGTACAATAATTTTCACTGCATAAAAATGTTTTACTAAAGGCTTTGGTAAAAGCTTGATCGATGAACTTAGATGGGACTATTGCTATTTATAGGAGTTAATTAAGTAAATTAATGTTAAAAATTTGAAGTTCCCTTTCAGCCAAGTTTTTTCTTACCCAATCTACCACCACCTGTCTGCCATTACCATAATGGGGTAAGAAAGGCAAAAACAGAGCGTATGTATTCAGGATCTCGTAAGAGAAGATTATGAGAGGACAGTCAGATAATGTCTGATGTCGTAAATGTAACAATAAGTATCTCTATTATGTTTAGTTGTTCAAAAATTTCATCCCCCACAATATTCAAATGATGCAGGAGAAGTGCTCTTGTACCAATCTAATGCAGGACGAAAGCATAAACTggcaaagaaatttttttcttaGGTTTTGACAGTTATGTAATAATGAAGATATAAGAGAAAACAATTAAGATATTATACTCAATCTAACTCTGTGATTAACTCCCAGGATGCATGTCTCACCTATAAAGAATGGAACCATATCATCGAGAAACAAATCATTCACACATAAAAAACACTTTTTATTTTCTCAATCATTCTTTGATGTTCTTATTCACAATCCCATTCCCTCTTTCTATCAAACATGgtacaagaagaaaagaaagactacaaaaatatagaaaatacaataaaaaatttATCTCTTGTATCAACGCATATCAATCATTTCTTCTGTCTTTTGATAAGACATATTTTGATAATTATTGACAAATAACTTATTGCTAAGATATTTGATTGACAAGTTCTCTTAAAGTTTCCTTACGATAAAATCTTTTTCATGTGTAGAATCTTGAATAAATAATTTGAGACTCCAATCAAGCCCAAAATTTATCTCCCTTTTCATTTGGAATCTTCAATCAAGCTTACAATTTTTGTCCTCCCATTTTATTCAATAAAATAGAATATCAAAATGGTACCACATCACTTGCATAATGTAGTACTTCAGTTTTGTATATTATCTTTCAAGAGTCTAGAACATGGTAAAGATCTAAAATTTTAATTCTTTGGTTATTGCAATATAAAAGAATGTTTCTTTCAGTTTTGATATATAAGTTTCCACTCTATGTAATTGGTTCATATTAGTGTTCTAGCTAGTGGATATCGATTTGCCATCAATGAAAGATTCATGCATCTTTATCTATATTCTACAACTGACTATTCCCATGGATCCATTTCACATAAAATCATCTTTCCTGATAGTATTGGCAGAATGACTACCATTTCAATGTTGCTATTAAGGGATGCCAATGCACAACAGTGTAGACTTTTGAATACATAAAATGCAACAACACATCATGTTGGGCCTCCATGTAAACTAACATGTATTGGCATCAGCGTTTTTGACATTGCACACTACAAatgttacattcttgaaacattaaaAACCCCTCAAGTACGAACTTTGGTACTGTCAGCACCCTCAAAGAGCTTATATTGATTATAGTACAGAGACAAATTGGGCTCACCAAAGCATGGCAAACCACTAGCTGGGTTAAGTCTATAACTTAATGTAACAATCCTAAGGATTTGAGTTAGGCATGTTTAACAACACTTCCAGTTTCTATTCTCTGATTTTCAAGATAAAAGCTGAGGACATCTAGCATCAAACCCTTTCAATGATATCTTTTGTCTTATGTTCTATAAAATTGCATCTCTTATTTTTAGACTAAGACCAAAATCTTGCTAAGCAGGGTTTGAGGTAATTATACAAAGTCTTGTCCTTGCACACAAGGATCACAACTTCAACCCTTCACACCAATTTTATAAAGGAGCAATCTTACTGCACAAACTTCATATGCCTAAGACCAAATTCTTCCTGCATCGATAATTGCAAGAAATAGAAATAGAAAAAGACGAACCACCCCCACCAACAATTTCATAGAAATTGGAAGTGAATAGAAAAAAGATCCTGGTCTAAGATGGAAAAAGCATAATCAATACAATATATGCTCCAGGCCCTGTTATCAATTTTGTTGACTTATTTAGCACTTTAAACTCTATATTATTCGGCTTGCAAATATTAtccataaataataaattaatactgAAATAAAAGTCTCttgtattaaaatttttaacagATAAAAACATTCAGAACATATCAAGACATGTTATGATCAAAATAACAAGCAACTAAACTTGTATGGAAATGCAAAAATACAAATAAACTAATAAACTAATTACTGAGCTAGATCCTCACCTTTTCAATACCACCTCGAGAAGTTACTTCAACAAAAAGTCGATGAAGATCAAGACCCTTTCCTCCTATGATTGGGACCCTTGGAAGAAAGAAACAACATCAATCATAATGTTAAAGATAGATTGGTACATCAAGAGCATTATATCACCCAACTAAAATCCTTTGGAAAATGTTAGGAGGTTAAGCTTGACATGCAAGTGTAATTAATAGAGCAGCTTATCTAAATACCATTAGACTGTAGCATCGCACCTACCAAAGATGCAAATTATGGACCTTGTTCGTTTGGATGCATGATTATAGACTCTTTAGTAAgatcaagtatatatatatatatttttaaacattTTATCTAGATTTATATAGCATCACATCAATAAGTTCACGTTGAGTTCTCCAACACTATCGATTGCTAACAGAACTAAGACCAGAACACATGGCTACACAAGAGAAACATGAAAATATGCAGAATatggagaacgtaaaatttttcaCTGAAGCATTCCACACATCATGAGTGCAACTAGTACCTACATCCTGAGTTGATGGGATAAAGAGTAACAAAAAATAAGCATGTTGCTGCAGCAATCCCAAATGACAAAGTTAATCAAAATCTTATCAAGTAAACCTTGTGAGTAGGGTTAAACCAGTTAGAGCACTGTGTATACCAACTCCGGCTCAACTTCAGGACAGTACAATTGTTAGACAACCTATCAAGGGCCTCAACCCCATATCTCGTGTATCCTTCTCAGATGGAATTATATGCCTAACATTCAGTTTGACTGCCATTATTAGTGTCAAtgagaatccttagatatctagGATGACATCACAAAGAAAAATGACATGTAGGAAAAACTAAGTTGCAAGGCACAAGTTGTAATGACAAGTTGAACCATGGAGTTCTCTGAATTGGCATACCAAACTGACAGATTTAGGCTCATCCAACTActtaagaatataaattattGTGCATGTGAATCCCTGAAAAACTAGTGCCAATGACTTTAATGACTTCTAACATGTTTTataaaattcttaatttttttcttgTAAGCTACAGTGGGTTTTGCGTCAATAAACCTTCCCAACAAATTGGAAAGGGGTCATTGGATGCATGAGGGTAAAAAAGCATACAGAATGAGTTTAGCATATAGATTTAAAAACCTTACATCATTAAATAGCAACTGTTGTATCAATTGCAGAAATTGTTCAATATATATCACCACAAATAAGTCATAAAGAGATTGTTTATTGTTTGCCCATGACTACTGACTCAGAGGAACCAAATTGCTGCAGTGAACAAGGACAGAGATGTGGATAGTTGAAACGAACAGCTTGACTTATTCAGAGAACTTTATCTAGAAAACCAAATTGACTTTACCCAGAAAGCTTAACTGCCCATGTTTGTAAAATTGAGCACATATAAGAGATGTAAACATAAGCAATCAGATACTATAGTTTAAAATGTTTGGGTCCTACCACATATGGCTGACATTTGAAGTCCATTTCTAGTGGCGATATAATTTTGGTGGGAGCAGTTGAATGGAAGTTTGAGCTAGGATATTCAACTCCCAAATCatacaaaaggaaaaaattaacaGCATTAAACTTGTGCTTAGTTGTACCAAACCAGCATCCAGCATAATCCTTCCAATGAAGGTTCTGACCACACTGAATACTGATCAAGATAGTCAAGGTTGCCCACAAGTTTGATCTTCTAAAGGAATAGTTATGTCTGTTTATCATATGCGGGCATAAATTTTAAGTGACCATCACTAGGCAAAGAAGCCCCGGACTTACAGCCGACATATCTGACGAAGCTGACACACTTACAATATAGAAACGGAACCAACACGTGCAAGTGCAGAAAGAGGCCCGTATCTCTCTGTGTATACTGATCTAATGAGTCTAAACAACAGCATAGGGAGGTCCAAGAACGCAATGTTGAAGGGATCAAATGACAAtaaattttgagattcataaataGACTATGCATTATTTTCTTAAAGAGCAGATGTGGACATCCATCAATAAGTTAACAAGACCTAGCACTTAGTCTATATTCTAGGCCTCGAA is from Musa acuminata AAA Group cultivar baxijiao chromosome BXJ1-6, Cavendish_Baxijiao_AAA, whole genome shotgun sequence and encodes:
- the LOC135676597 gene encoding high mobility group B protein 9-like, giving the protein MEMNDGVAERDSEKRKEVMRSDSKEGLEPGANYRAYPKPLAKYEDVVADPELFKDTLMKLHAEMGTKFMVPIIGGKGLDLHRLFVEVTSRGGIEKVIAERRWREVTAAFSFPSTATNASFVLRKYYLSLLQHYEQIYLFGSQGWNLPNVPSNTSSTTSVSSQKLVEPVKSHPEAQAALHKRRRNSGSSPTYPPVVGVIDGKFEHGYFVTVTVGSEKLKGVLYHISDQAPWPLVCADESNLRSPRQRRCRKKLSMLDPNHPKPNRSGYNFFFAEQHARLKPLHPGRDREISRIIGVRWNGLTETEKAVYQERGLKDKERYKNEMAVYNERVKAGQHTNLSPIQQLPVQPMMAGQTDTKSQKVDNDVNVTDEDCFSSDDSDSDGESSHDDSEMGRSLDRSAIESACLAETLKEEDRFELRRREDEKLGNGA
- the LOC103988668 gene encoding putative lipid-transfer protein DIR1; this translates as MESRQAAFALLLLLLVASASGRKVKVTSGGVCNVSPGGLSACRSAVSKWFPDKTPSPECCAAVATADFGCFCSYIKSPLLGLFWVSSDRVKQLPAKCHVDRPLPDCVSA